ACCGTATACCTATCAATGGTCTGGTCCTGACGGCAAGATCATAGAGAGCGAGGCAGGTACAGGGGAGATCACGGTCGACCAACCCGGCGTGTATACTCTCACCGTCACCGGAGCCAACGGCTGCTCGGCGAGCGATACAGTGATCGTAGCCGAGGACTTCGCTGCGCCAGTGCTCGATGCGGGCCCGGATAAGTTCCTCACCTGCGCGGAACAGAAGGCCTATCTCCACGTCGATATCAGTGGTGGACATCCTCCGTACAGCATCGTCTGGACCGACGACTGCGGAAACGAGATCGGGACTACCGCGGACATAACGGTCGAACTCCCCGGCGTTTACACCGTCACCGTGACCGGAGCGAACGGCTGTTCGGCGAGCGACACGGTCAAGGTGATCGAGGCGATCGATCCGCCCCAGGTCGACGCCGGTCCGGACAGGGTATTGACATGTGACGTCACCGAGGTAACGTTGGACGCTACGGTAACCGGTGGAACTCCCCCCTACACCTACGCGTGGAGGGACGCCTGCGGGAGGATCGTGGGGAACACGGAGGACATAACCGTAAGCGCCCCGAACACTTACACTCTGACGGTCACCGGGGCGGACGGCTGCATGGCCTCCGACAGCGTGGTGGTGACAAAGGAGTGAGCCGAAGCCATTGCAACTCTTGCGGGGTGAGAAAACCGGTTACAGACGGTGGACTTTGAGGAAGTTGGTCTTTCCCCCACCCCCGATCGGGAGGCCACCGGTAACCACGACCAGGTCATCCTTCTCCGCCAGTCCGCGGTCGAGGAGCGTCTTCCGGACCAGCTTCAGCATCTCATCAGTATTGCCGTATTCAGGAACCTGGATCGGTTGCACTCCCCATACCAAGGTTAGCCTCCGGCACGTCGCAGCAGATGGAGTAAGAGCCACGATCGGTACGCGCGGTCGCTCCCGCGCCACCTGACGGGCGGTATACCCGCTAAACGTGGAGGTGACGATCAGGCGAGCGGCGAGCTCGTCGGCAATCCGGGCAGTGGCGTCGCTGATTGCGTCGGTGATCGGGTGCCGATGGGGAAGCCGTTCAAAGTCATCGTCAGAACGGGGGTAGAGCCGCGGTTCGACGATTCGCGCGATCCGGTCCATCACCTCCACCGCCCTGACCGGGTAGCGTCCGACCGCCGTCTCGCCGGACAACATCACCGCGTCCGTCCCGTCGAGGATCGCATTTGCAACGTCGCTCGCCTCCGCTCTTGTCGGGCGGGGTGCCGTAACCATCGATTGTAGCATCTGCGTCGCAGTGATCACCGGAATCCCGGCTCGGTTGCACCGGCGAATGATTTTTTTCTGGACGAGAGGGACCTCCTCCACCGAGATCTCCACCCCGAGATCGCCGCGGGCGACCATCACCGCATCGCTCTCCTCCAGGATGGCGTCGAAGTTGTCGAGCGCCTCCCGTTTCTCAATCTTAGCGATGATCCCAACCGCGTTCCTATCCCCGGTCGTCTCCTCCACCAGCTCCCGCAGCGCCCGGATGTCAGCGGCAGCCCGGACGAACGACAACGCGAGGTAGTCGACCCCGTGTTCGAGTGCGAACCGGGCGTCATTCCGGTCCTTCTCCGTAAGCGCATCCAATAACCCGGTTCCCCCCGGAGCGGCTATCCCCTTGTGAGAGTAGAGCAGCCCCCCGGCGATCACCCGACAGACGAGCCGCCCGGGGCCCTTATCCTCCACCCGCAATTCTATCTCTCCATCGTCGAGGAGGAGCCTGTCCCCGGGATGCACCCCGGCGATCAGCTCGGGATGGGGGAGGGAAATCTCGCCGGGGCCGGGGGAAGACGCGAGCATCCCATCCATGAGGACAAGCGGGTCGGGATCGAGTGCACCGATTCGCAGCTTTGGCCCCTGCAAGTCGGCGATGATCGCCACGGGGGCTCCCGCCTCGGCCGCGAGCCTGCGGATCGCCGTGATGTCGGCAGCGTGTTCGGCGTGGGTCCCATGGGACATGTTGAGTCGGGCCACATCCATCCCGGCGCGAATCAGGCCGCGCAGGACCTCCTCGTTCCGGCACGCCGGCCCGATGGTGGCGACAATCTTCGTACGCGCAGCAGTTGCACTCGAGGAAATCATGGCATGATTGTAAAGGCGGATGCAGATGAACGCACGTCCAAGGTCTGCCGATTGCCTTGACAAGCCGGTATAGGTACTGTATCGTGAGATCACAAAATACCTAGCCGGAGGTGAGCAAAATG
This genomic interval from Candidatus Bipolaricaulota bacterium contains the following:
- the pyk gene encoding pyruvate kinase, with translation MISSSATAARTKIVATIGPACRNEEVLRGLIRAGMDVARLNMSHGTHAEHAADITAIRRLAAEAGAPVAIIADLQGPKLRIGALDPDPLVLMDGMLASSPGPGEISLPHPELIAGVHPGDRLLLDDGEIELRVEDKGPGRLVCRVIAGGLLYSHKGIAAPGGTGLLDALTEKDRNDARFALEHGVDYLALSFVRAAADIRALRELVEETTGDRNAVGIIAKIEKREALDNFDAILEESDAVMVARGDLGVEISVEEVPLVQKKIIRRCNRAGIPVITATQMLQSMVTAPRPTRAEASDVANAILDGTDAVMLSGETAVGRYPVRAVEVMDRIARIVEPRLYPRSDDDFERLPHRHPITDAISDATARIADELAARLIVTSTFSGYTARQVARERPRVPIVALTPSAATCRRLTLVWGVQPIQVPEYGNTDEMLKLVRKTLLDRGLAEKDDLVVVTGGLPIGGGGKTNFLKVHRL